A portion of the Sphingorhabdus pulchriflava genome contains these proteins:
- a CDS encoding glutamate synthase subunit beta, which produces MGKATGFLELDRQDRTYSDAKERLKHYKEFVVPLPEEKLKAQASRCMNCGIPYCHNGCPVNNIIPDWNHLVYEGDWQNALEVLHSTNNFPEFTGRICPAPCEASCTLNIDDAPVTIKSIECAIVDKGWEEGWILPQPPARKTGKSVAVVGSGPAGMACAQQLARAGHSVTLFEKNDRMGGLLRYGIPDFKLDKDQINRRLMQMQAEGVVLKTSTEVGVHVSMESLRENFDAVVMSGGAEDPRQLTIPGAEMAGVRLAMEFLTQQNKRNAGDDETRAAPRGTLTATGKHVIVIGGGDTGSDCVGTSNRQGAASVTQIEIMPKPPIKEDKALSWPDWPLKLRTSSSHEEGCERDWAINARRVIGENGRVTGLECVRVDWSNGRMEDVPGSEFVLKADMILLAMGFVGPIKPGMVEQSEVVLDPRGNVAANVSDYMTSREGVFACGDMRRGQSLVVWAIREGRQCARAVDLHLMGESELPR; this is translated from the coding sequence GTGGGCAAGGCAACAGGCTTTCTCGAACTCGACCGGCAAGACCGGACCTATTCCGACGCCAAGGAGCGGCTGAAGCACTACAAGGAATTTGTGGTGCCGCTGCCCGAGGAAAAGCTGAAGGCGCAAGCATCGCGCTGCATGAACTGCGGCATCCCTTATTGCCACAATGGCTGCCCGGTGAACAACATCATCCCGGACTGGAACCATCTGGTTTATGAAGGTGACTGGCAGAATGCGCTCGAGGTGCTGCACAGCACCAACAACTTTCCCGAATTCACCGGCCGCATCTGTCCCGCTCCGTGCGAGGCTAGCTGCACTTTGAACATTGATGACGCGCCGGTCACGATCAAGTCGATCGAATGCGCCATCGTCGACAAGGGTTGGGAAGAAGGCTGGATTTTGCCGCAACCGCCTGCGCGGAAGACAGGCAAGTCGGTTGCCGTCGTCGGTTCAGGACCGGCAGGCATGGCCTGTGCGCAACAGCTGGCGCGCGCGGGGCATAGCGTCACATTGTTCGAAAAGAATGACCGGATGGGTGGGCTGCTGCGCTACGGCATACCGGACTTCAAACTCGATAAGGACCAGATTAATCGCCGCTTGATGCAGATGCAGGCTGAGGGCGTTGTGTTGAAAACCTCGACCGAGGTCGGCGTGCATGTGTCGATGGAATCGCTGCGCGAGAATTTCGATGCGGTGGTGATGTCGGGTGGCGCCGAGGATCCGCGCCAACTGACCATCCCCGGCGCGGAAATGGCGGGCGTCCGGCTCGCCATGGAATTCCTGACCCAGCAGAATAAGCGCAATGCCGGCGACGACGAAACCCGCGCCGCGCCGCGCGGTACGCTGACCGCGACGGGCAAGCATGTCATCGTTATCGGCGGTGGCGATACAGGCTCTGACTGCGTCGGAACATCGAACCGCCAGGGTGCGGCCTCGGTGACGCAGATCGAAATCATGCCCAAGCCGCCTATCAAGGAAGACAAAGCGCTCAGCTGGCCCGATTGGCCTTTGAAGCTGCGCACATCGTCTTCGCATGAAGAGGGTTGCGAGCGCGACTGGGCAATCAACGCCCGCCGTGTGATTGGCGAAAATGGCCGGGTAACGGGCCTCGAATGTGTTCGCGTTGATTGGTCGAACGGCCGAATGGAAGATGTGCCCGGAAGCGAGTTCGTGCTGAAGGCTGATATGATCCTTCTGGCAATGGGTTTTGTTGGCCCGATCAAGCCCGGGATGGTCGAACAGTCCGAAGTTGTGCTCGACCCGCGTGGCAATGTTGCCGCCAATGTCAGCGACTATATGACCAGTCGCGAAGGCGTCTTTGCCTGTGGCGACATGCGGCGCGGCCAAAGTCTGGTTGTCTGGGCCATCCGCGAAGGCCGTCAGTGCGCGCGCGCCGTTGACCTGCACTTGATGGGCGAAAGTGAGCTGCCGCGCTGA
- a CDS encoding CoA-acylating methylmalonate-semialdehyde dehydrogenase: MRQIDHFLVGGVPAASRFSDIMDPNNGGVQGRVALGDKAVLDQAVAAAQKAQPAWAAMNPQRRARVMFDFKALVEKHMDELAHMLSAEHGKVIADSKGDIQRGLEVVEFCCGLPHVLKGEYTQGAGPGIDVYSMRQPLGIGAGITPFNFPAMIPLWMGAVATSVGNAFILKPSERDPSVPNRLAELFLEAGIPEGIFQVVHGDKEMVDAILDHPAISAVSFVGSSDIAHYVYNRGVAAGKRVQAMGGAKNHGIVMPDADLDQVVNDLTGAAFGSAGERCMALPVVVPVGDDTAEALKAKLIPAIHALKIGISTDTEAHYGPVVTAQHKAKVEGWIQKCADEGAELVIDGRGFKLQGHEEGYFIGPTLFDHVTTDMESYKEEIFGPVLQMVRAKDFEEAISLPSKHQYGNGVAIFTRNGHAAREFASRVNVGMVGINVPIPVPVAYHSFGGWKRSGFGDTDQYGMEGIKFWTKVKKVTARWPDGGGDGSNAFIIPTMG, translated from the coding sequence ATGCGCCAGATTGACCATTTCCTTGTGGGCGGTGTGCCAGCGGCATCGCGGTTCAGTGACATCATGGACCCCAATAATGGCGGGGTGCAGGGGCGCGTTGCGTTAGGTGACAAGGCAGTCCTCGATCAGGCAGTGGCAGCGGCGCAAAAGGCGCAACCGGCATGGGCAGCGATGAACCCGCAGCGCCGGGCGCGCGTGATGTTCGATTTCAAGGCGCTCGTTGAAAAGCATATGGACGAACTGGCGCACATGCTTTCCGCCGAGCATGGCAAGGTGATTGCTGACAGCAAGGGCGATATCCAGCGGGGGCTGGAGGTTGTCGAATTTTGCTGCGGTCTGCCACATGTGTTGAAGGGCGAATATACGCAGGGCGCAGGCCCCGGCATCGACGTCTATTCGATGCGCCAGCCGCTGGGCATCGGTGCGGGCATCACCCCGTTCAACTTCCCGGCGATGATCCCGCTTTGGATGGGTGCGGTTGCCACCAGCGTTGGCAATGCCTTCATCCTGAAGCCTTCGGAGCGCGACCCGAGCGTGCCCAATCGACTGGCCGAACTGTTTCTGGAAGCAGGAATCCCTGAAGGCATTTTCCAGGTCGTGCATGGCGACAAGGAAATGGTCGATGCAATCCTCGACCATCCGGCGATCAGCGCCGTCAGTTTTGTCGGCAGTTCCGATATTGCGCACTATGTCTACAACCGCGGCGTCGCCGCCGGAAAGCGCGTGCAGGCGATGGGTGGGGCGAAAAACCACGGCATTGTGATGCCCGATGCTGACCTCGACCAGGTGGTCAATGATCTGACGGGCGCGGCCTTCGGTTCGGCAGGCGAACGCTGCATGGCGCTGCCCGTCGTCGTGCCGGTGGGCGATGATACGGCTGAAGCGCTGAAGGCAAAGCTGATCCCCGCGATCCACGCGCTGAAGATTGGCATTTCGACAGACACTGAAGCGCATTATGGCCCGGTCGTCACCGCGCAGCACAAGGCGAAAGTCGAGGGCTGGATCCAGAAATGCGCCGACGAAGGTGCGGAACTGGTCATCGACGGACGCGGCTTCAAGCTGCAGGGGCATGAGGAAGGTTATTTTATCGGCCCGACCCTGTTCGACCATGTCACGACCGACATGGAAAGCTATAAGGAAGAGATTTTCGGCCCCGTGCTGCAGATGGTGCGCGCAAAGGATTTCGAAGAGGCAATCAGCCTTCCGAGCAAGCACCAATATGGCAATGGCGTCGCGATCTTTACGCGCAACGGCCATGCTGCGCGCGAATTTGCCAGCCGCGTCAATGTCGGCATGGTCGGCATCAACGTGCCGATCCCGGTTCCCGTCGCCTATCACAGCTTTGGCGGCTGGAAACGCTCCGGCTTTGGCGACACCGACCAATATGGCATGGAAGGCATCAAATTCTGGACCAAGGTGAAGAAAGTCACCGCCCGCTGGCCCGATGGCGGCGGCGATGGTTCGAACGCCTTCATCATTCCGACGATGGGCTAA
- the gltB gene encoding glutamate synthase large subunit — protein sequence MGFPPAQGLYDPRNEHDACGVGFIANIKGVKTHSTIERGLQILVNLDHRGAVGADPLLGDGAGILIQIPDALYRDWAKGAGVNLPPPGDYAVVMCFLPQDEAAREFGITNFESFIVKEGQTILGWRDVPTTLDGLGKAVIEQMPVIRQLFIGRGENCADEAAFERKLLAIRKQAQNPLAALEEKHGLPGLSSFYIPSMSTRTVVYKGLLLAGQVGSFYDDLRNPLCQSALALVHQRFSTNTFPSWKLAHPYRFVAHNGEINTVRGNVNWMNARRRTMESDLMGPDLDKMWPIIPHGQSDTACLDNALELLLAGGYSLAHAVMMLIPEAWAGNPMMDANRRAFYEYHAALMEPWDGPAAVAFTDGRQIGATLDRNGLRPARFCVTDDEHVIMASESGVLPIKEDNIVRKWRLQPGKMLLIDMEQGRIIEDEEIKAQLATKEPYAKWLESAQYKLKDLDEVEVADAALANDHSALLDRQQAFGYTQEDISKFLEPMATNGDDPLGSMGTDTPIAVLSNKPRLLYDYFKQNFAQVTNPPIDPIREELVMSLVSMIGPRPNLLGHDAGTHKRLEVDQPILTNADLAKIRSVEQALDAAFRAETIDMTWDAASGAAGLEMAIKEMCWAATEAVLQDKNILILSDRAQGPDRIAMPALLATAAVHHHLVRQGLRMQTGLVVETGEAREVHHFCVLAGYGAEAINPYVAFETLEEIRVRQGLSLSTYEVQKNYIKAVGKGILKVMSKMGISTYQSYCGAQIFDAVGLSSEFIAKYFTGTATTIEGVGLAQVAEETVRRHAAAYGDNPIYRNMLDVGGIYGYRIRGEDHAWTPNSVSKLQHAVRGNNPKEYEEFARSINEQSERLLTIRGLMDLKPADKPLDISEVEPASEIVKRFATGAMSYGSISWEAHTTLALAMNRIGGKSNTGEGGEDPKRFKPLPDGSSMRSAIKQVASGRFGVTAEYLVNADDIQIKMAQGAKPGEGGQLPGDKVDKTIGATRHSTPGVGLISPPPHHDIYSIEDLAQLIHDLKNVNTGARISVKLVSEVGVGTVAAGVSKARADHVTISGYEGGTGASPLTSLTHAGSPWEIGLAETQQTLLLNNLRSRIAVQVDGGLRTGRDVAIGALLGADEFGFATAPLIAAGCIMMRKCHLNTCPVGVATQDPVLRARFTGQPEHVINYFFFVAEELRAIMAEMGFRTIDEMVGRVDRIDMKKAIHHWKAQGVDLSRLLHVVDTKGGSLHQTETQDHGLDKALDQDLIAAATPALEKGEAVRIEREVKSLNRTVGAMLSGEVAKKYGHAGLPENTIQIALTGVAGQSFGAFLAHGITLDLTGDANDYVGKGLSGGRVIVKQPAHVNREPTENIIVGNTVLYGAIAGEAYFSGVAGERFAVRNSGALAVVEGTGDHGCEYMTGGVVAVLGKTGRNFAAGMSGGVAYVYDEDGRFRERCNMAMVDVEAIEADGPEAENSTGAPTQRASSVHDFGMGDMLYHSADRLRILLERHHLYTGSKRARAILDDWPNALGKFVKIMPKDYKRALKQLEAERLAAAHVAAE from the coding sequence ATGGGATTTCCTCCGGCACAGGGACTGTATGACCCCCGCAACGAGCATGACGCATGCGGCGTTGGCTTCATCGCGAATATAAAAGGCGTCAAAACCCACTCAACCATCGAGCGTGGGTTGCAGATACTCGTCAACCTCGATCATCGCGGCGCCGTGGGTGCCGATCCGTTGCTTGGCGATGGCGCGGGCATATTGATCCAGATTCCCGACGCGCTGTACCGTGACTGGGCCAAGGGCGCGGGCGTCAACCTGCCGCCGCCGGGCGATTATGCCGTCGTCATGTGTTTCTTGCCGCAAGATGAGGCGGCGCGCGAATTCGGTATCACAAATTTTGAGAGTTTCATCGTCAAGGAAGGCCAGACCATCCTCGGCTGGCGCGATGTACCGACGACGCTCGACGGCCTCGGCAAGGCAGTGATCGAACAGATGCCGGTGATCCGCCAGCTCTTCATCGGGCGTGGTGAGAATTGCGCCGACGAAGCAGCGTTTGAACGCAAACTGCTCGCCATCCGCAAGCAGGCGCAAAATCCGCTAGCGGCACTCGAAGAGAAGCATGGACTGCCCGGTCTTTCGAGCTTTTACATCCCCTCGATGTCGACCCGCACGGTGGTCTACAAGGGACTGCTACTCGCTGGACAGGTTGGTTCCTTCTACGACGATTTGCGCAACCCGCTGTGCCAATCGGCACTAGCGCTGGTCCACCAGCGATTCTCGACCAACACCTTCCCCAGCTGGAAGCTGGCGCACCCCTATCGCTTTGTCGCGCATAATGGCGAAATCAACACGGTTCGCGGCAATGTGAACTGGATGAACGCGCGCAGGCGTACGATGGAATCGGATCTGATGGGTCCCGATCTCGACAAGATGTGGCCGATCATTCCGCACGGCCAGTCAGACACGGCGTGCCTCGACAATGCGCTCGAACTGCTGCTCGCGGGTGGATACAGCCTTGCCCATGCGGTGATGATGTTGATCCCCGAAGCATGGGCAGGCAACCCGATGATGGATGCCAATCGCCGCGCATTTTACGAATATCATGCCGCATTGATGGAACCATGGGACGGCCCCGCTGCTGTCGCTTTCACCGATGGCCGCCAGATTGGCGCGACGCTTGATCGCAACGGCCTGCGTCCTGCGCGTTTTTGCGTCACCGATGACGAACATGTCATCATGGCTTCGGAAAGCGGCGTATTGCCGATTAAGGAAGACAATATCGTCCGCAAATGGCGGCTCCAGCCGGGCAAAATGCTGCTCATCGATATGGAGCAGGGTCGCATCATCGAGGATGAGGAAATCAAGGCGCAGCTTGCGACCAAGGAGCCTTATGCCAAGTGGCTTGAGTCCGCGCAGTACAAGCTAAAGGACTTGGACGAGGTAGAGGTTGCCGATGCTGCACTCGCCAACGATCACAGCGCGCTGCTCGATCGCCAGCAAGCCTTTGGCTACACGCAGGAAGATATCAGCAAATTCCTCGAACCGATGGCCACCAACGGCGATGACCCGCTGGGGTCTATGGGCACCGACACGCCGATTGCCGTTCTGTCGAACAAGCCACGCCTGCTCTACGATTATTTCAAACAGAATTTCGCGCAGGTCACCAACCCGCCGATCGACCCGATCCGCGAAGAATTGGTGATGAGCCTTGTCAGCATGATTGGTCCACGACCGAACCTGCTGGGCCATGACGCCGGCACGCACAAGCGGCTTGAGGTGGATCAGCCGATCCTCACCAACGCCGATCTTGCCAAGATCCGCTCGGTCGAACAGGCGCTCGACGCGGCCTTCCGTGCCGAAACCATCGACATGACCTGGGATGCCGCCAGCGGCGCTGCCGGTCTTGAAATGGCGATCAAGGAAATGTGCTGGGCCGCAACCGAGGCGGTGCTGCAGGACAAGAACATCCTTATCCTTTCCGACCGCGCGCAGGGGCCGGACCGGATAGCGATGCCCGCATTGCTGGCGACCGCCGCCGTGCATCACCACCTTGTCCGTCAGGGTCTGCGCATGCAGACCGGCCTTGTTGTTGAAACCGGCGAAGCCCGCGAAGTGCACCATTTCTGCGTGCTTGCCGGCTATGGTGCCGAAGCGATCAACCCCTATGTCGCCTTTGAAACGCTGGAGGAAATCCGCGTACGCCAAGGGCTCTCGCTTTCGACCTATGAGGTGCAGAAAAACTACATCAAGGCGGTCGGCAAGGGCATCCTCAAGGTTATGTCCAAGATGGGCATTTCGACCTACCAATCCTATTGCGGCGCGCAAATTTTCGACGCCGTCGGCCTGTCATCCGAATTTATCGCCAAATATTTCACTGGCACCGCGACCACCATCGAAGGTGTCGGCCTTGCTCAGGTCGCCGAGGAAACCGTCCGCCGCCATGCAGCGGCCTATGGTGACAACCCGATCTATCGCAACATGCTCGATGTTGGCGGCATCTATGGATACCGCATCCGCGGCGAAGACCATGCCTGGACGCCGAACAGCGTTTCCAAATTGCAGCATGCCGTGCGCGGAAACAATCCCAAGGAATATGAAGAGTTTGCCCGTTCGATCAACGAACAGAGCGAGCGCCTGCTGACCATCCGCGGATTGATGGACCTGAAACCGGCGGACAAGCCGCTCGACATCAGCGAAGTCGAACCCGCGTCCGAAATCGTCAAGCGCTTCGCCACCGGCGCGATGAGCTATGGCTCGATTTCGTGGGAGGCGCACACCACATTGGCGCTGGCGATGAACCGCATCGGCGGCAAATCGAACACCGGCGAAGGCGGCGAAGATCCCAAGCGCTTCAAGCCGCTGCCCGATGGGTCGTCGATGCGTTCGGCAATCAAGCAAGTCGCATCAGGCCGCTTTGGCGTAACGGCGGAATATCTCGTCAATGCTGACGATATCCAGATCAAGATGGCGCAGGGTGCAAAGCCTGGTGAAGGCGGCCAGTTGCCTGGCGACAAGGTCGACAAGACCATCGGCGCAACCCGCCATTCGACCCCGGGCGTCGGCCTGATTTCGCCTCCGCCGCACCATGACATTTATTCGATCGAGGATCTGGCGCAGCTGATCCACGACCTTAAAAACGTCAACACCGGTGCGCGTATTTCGGTGAAGCTGGTTTCCGAAGTCGGCGTCGGCACGGTTGCCGCAGGCGTATCGAAAGCACGCGCCGACCATGTGACGATTTCGGGTTATGAAGGCGGGACGGGCGCTTCGCCGCTCACCTCGCTCACCCATGCCGGTTCGCCATGGGAAATCGGCCTTGCCGAAACCCAGCAGACCTTGCTGCTCAACAATCTACGCAGCCGCATTGCAGTGCAGGTCGACGGCGGCCTGCGCACCGGCCGCGACGTTGCGATTGGTGCGCTTCTTGGCGCAGACGAGTTTGGCTTTGCAACCGCCCCGCTGATTGCAGCAGGCTGCATCATGATGCGCAAATGCCATCTGAACACCTGCCCCGTAGGTGTGGCAACGCAAGACCCGGTGTTGCGCGCGCGCTTCACCGGCCAACCCGAGCATGTGATCAACTATTTCTTCTTCGTCGCCGAAGAACTCCGCGCGATCATGGCCGAAATGGGCTTCCGCACCATTGACGAGATGGTTGGCCGCGTTGACCGCATCGACATGAAGAAGGCGATCCACCACTGGAAGGCGCAGGGCGTTGACCTGTCTCGCTTGCTGCACGTCGTCGACACCAAAGGCGGTTCGCTGCACCAGACCGAGACACAGGATCACGGGCTCGACAAGGCACTCGATCAGGACCTGATCGCTGCCGCAACCCCTGCTCTCGAAAAAGGTGAGGCTGTTCGCATCGAACGCGAGGTGAAGAGCCTCAACCGCACCGTTGGGGCGATGCTTTCTGGAGAAGTGGCCAAGAAATATGGCCATGCAGGCCTGCCTGAAAATACCATCCAGATCGCCTTAACCGGTGTTGCGGGGCAAAGCTTTGGCGCGTTCCTCGCCCATGGCATCACGCTCGATCTGACCGGCGATGCCAACGACTATGTCGGCAAAGGCCTGTCGGGCGGGCGGGTGATTGTGAAGCAGCCAGCCCATGTTAACCGCGAGCCGACCGAGAATATCATCGTCGGCAACACTGTGCTGTACGGTGCGATTGCAGGCGAAGCCTATTTCAGCGGCGTCGCTGGCGAACGCTTTGCCGTCCGCAATTCGGGCGCACTCGCGGTGGTTGAAGGCACCGGCGATCATGGCTGCGAATATATGACCGGCGGTGTGGTCGCTGTCCTTGGCAAGACCGGGCGCAATTTCGCGGCAGGCATGTCGGGCGGGGTCGCCTATGTCTATGACGAGGATGGCCGCTTCCGCGAGCGTTGCAACATGGCGATGGTCGATGTCGAAGCGATTGAGGCCGATGGCCCCGAAGCTGAAAACAGCACCGGAGCGCCGACGCAGCGTGCGTCGAGCGTGCATGATTTCGGCATGGGCGACATGCTTTATCATTCGGCGGATCGCCTGCGCATCCTGCTCGAACGCCACCATCTCTACACCGGCAGCAAGCGCGCCCGCGCAATTCTTGATGATTGGCCCAACGCACTCGGCAAATTCGTCAAGATCATGCCGAAGGACTACAAGCGCGCGCTGAAGCAGTTGGAGGCCGAACGGCTTGCCGCTGCCCATGTCGCGGCTGAATAA